The DNA segment TAAAAATTACAGCGGAACTCAAGGACAAGTTTTTGATGAAAGAGTGCTTTTAGGAAGAGTTTCCTTCGGCTCTACCTTTTTAGGTGTAATATATAAGGGAGTTACTTCTATTTGGGGATTATTTATTTTAATCTTGCTTCCATCAGGGTATTTAATTATCACAAGTATTTTAGATATAGTTAAAGGCTTAAAAGAAGATGATGAAGAAGATAATGATAAAAAAGATGGAACATCTACTTTATCCAAAGAAGATAGAGAAAGATTAAAAAGTGAAATGCTAGAAGAATTACTGAATAAAGCTAACAGTAATAAGGAGAATAAAAAATGAGAATAAGTTCCAAAAAACTAGCTTTGATAAGCTTGATATTGTTTATACTGAATAACGTTTTATGCGTTATTACTGGTTTTGGTTTATTACCTTATAGTTCTATTTTATTCCCTATTTTCTTATCTTTAGATTTAATTGTTTGTTCAGTTACATTTTTTATTCTTGCTAAATATATCTATGATTCTAAAACCAAAAATCTTTTAAATGAAGAAAACATTAGAAACTTCGGTTCAGCTAAAGATTTTTATAGTTACTATGTTTTTGCTCATCGCGTTCAATATCAAATTATGCATTTGAAAAAAGGAGAAGAAGCTTATGTTGTAAGATTTTCTTCTTTCAGCAATACACAGACTATTTCTTCTTATGCATCTTCAGTTGTTAAATTCAATGGTTATGTCGCAGACTTTTTAATCTCTTATTTTTCAAAGTCGAAAAATAGAATTAAAAAAGAAGTTTCTTTTTGCTATTATCATGATACATTTATCATTTATATCAAAGATAATGTCAACGGCTTGAATAAGATTATCAATGATATCGATAACGAATTATATAAAATTAATCAAGAACATGATTTAAAGCTTTTCATTCAACCATATTATGGTGTTGTTTTAGCTGAGAAGAAAAAGAATACGGTTATTGATTTAATCGCTAAATCTTCGGTAGCTCGTAAAGTTGCGCAAATCAATTTCCAAGAAGTTGTTTTCTATGAAAAGACTATGGAAAAAGAAGATGATACAGTACTCGCTAATAGCATCAATGAAGCTATAGAAAATAATGAATTTGTTGTTTATTATCAACCGAAATTCAATTTGGTTTTAAACAAATTCATCTCATCCGAAGCCTTGGTAAGATGGGATAATCCTAAAAGAGGACTTCTTTCTCCTAGCCAATTTGTTCCTCAAGCTGAACAGATGGGAATGATCCATAAAATAGATATGTATATCTTTGAAAGAGTTTGTAAAGATCTTCAAGATTGTAAGAAAAAAGGAAGAAGACTACTTCCAGTTTCTATCAATTTTTCATTATATGAATTCTATAATCATGGATTTATCGATGATCTTGTGAACATTATGGAAAAATATAATGTTCCACCAACACTTATCGAAATAGAAATTACTGAACAGACAAACAACGCTAATAACTTTATCGCTAATTCTATTTTAAAAAGAATTAAAGAATTGGGTATCAGAATTTTAATGGATGATTTCGGTATAGGTTATTCCAATATTATGAATATTAGAAAATCTCCAATTGATGTCATTAAAATTGATAAATCATTTATTGATGATATAGTAATCGATGCAAAAACTAGAAGTATCGTTCAATTTTTAATTCAACTTTGTAAAGTCAATGGTATGGAATCAATTGCTGAAGGTGTCAATGATGCTAAGCAAGTTGCTATACTAAGAAAATTACAATGCGATACTATT comes from the Firmicutes bacterium CAG:345 genome and includes:
- a CDS encoding diguanylate cyclase domain protein (product inferred by homology to UniProt); translated protein: MRISSKKLALISLILFILNNVLCVITGFGLLPYSSILFPIFLSLDLIVCSVTFFILAKYIYDSKTKNLLNEENIRNFGSAKDFYSYYVFAHRVQYQIMHLKKGEEAYVVRFSSFSNTQTISSYASSVVKFNGYVADFLISYFSKSKNRIKKEVSFCYYHDTFIIYIKDNVNGLNKIINDIDNELYKINQEHDLKLFIQPYYGVVLAEKKKNTVIDLIAKSSVARKVAQINFQEVVFYEKTMEKEDDTVLANSINEAIENNEFVVYYQPKFNLVLNKFISSEALVRWDNPKRGLLSPSQFVPQAEQMGMIHKIDMYIFERVCKDLQDCKKKGRRLLPVSINFSLYEFYNHGFIDDLVNIMEKYNVPPTLIEIEITEQTNNANNFIANSILKRIKELGIRILMDDFGIGYSNIMNIRKSPIDVIKIDKSFIDDIVIDAKTRSIVQFLIQLCKVNGMESIAEGVNDAKQVAILRKLQCDTIQGYYYSKPLNRNDFEKLLLQNDFEKKGATEK